A genomic stretch from Candidatus Amarolinea dominans includes:
- the ade gene encoding adenine deaminase — MNMQERLAAARGDVEADLVLRGGRLINVFSGAIEETDIVIAGENIVGFGSGYPAREVHDLDGAFVAPGLIDAHVHIESSLCTVPQFARAVVPHGTTTVITDPHEIANVLGLDGIRYMLETAKYGPLTVYVNVPSCVPATAMETTGARLEAEDIADLRHNPWVLGLAEVMNYPGVISGDEGVLAKLAAFHGRPVDGHAPGVSGRQLNAYASAGIGSDHECTTVAEALEKLRRGLFILIREATNAHNLQTLLPLITPATSRRICLCTDDRQPADLLDLGGIDYMIRRALQAGIPPVTAFQMATLNPCEWFGLHDRGAVAPGRVADLIVFESLADFRVKRVYRAGQVVAEDGRMLPWSGSAMQRQPRVRSSMNVDWDTLDFAIPAAGRAVRVIGAIEDQLITEHLIEPPTLAGGLAVADPARDLLKMAVIERHQHSGHVGKGFIKRFGLTRGALAGTVAHDHHNLVVIGADDRSMMTAARAVGSMRGGLVVAEGDKVLAQLPLSVAGLMSDQPIEAVRGSYDQLLRAAHTLGATLHDPFMAMSFSALEVIPHLKLTDLGLVDVDEFKLVPLWVE, encoded by the coding sequence ATGAACATGCAAGAACGATTGGCGGCGGCGCGCGGGGATGTAGAGGCTGACCTGGTGTTGCGCGGCGGACGCCTGATCAATGTGTTCTCCGGCGCCATCGAGGAGACCGATATTGTGATCGCCGGCGAGAATATAGTGGGCTTTGGCAGTGGCTACCCGGCGCGCGAGGTGCATGACCTGGATGGCGCGTTCGTGGCGCCCGGCCTGATTGATGCGCACGTCCACATCGAAAGCTCGCTGTGTACCGTGCCTCAGTTCGCCCGCGCGGTCGTGCCACATGGCACCACCACCGTGATCACCGACCCGCATGAGATTGCCAACGTCCTGGGCCTGGACGGTATCCGCTACATGCTGGAAACGGCCAAATACGGCCCCTTGACGGTTTATGTCAATGTGCCATCGTGCGTGCCGGCCACGGCCATGGAAACCACCGGCGCACGCCTGGAGGCGGAAGACATCGCCGACCTGCGTCACAACCCCTGGGTGCTTGGCCTGGCCGAGGTGATGAACTATCCCGGTGTCATCAGCGGCGATGAAGGCGTGCTGGCCAAGCTGGCCGCGTTTCATGGCCGGCCAGTGGATGGACACGCGCCGGGGGTCAGCGGCCGTCAACTCAACGCCTATGCCAGCGCCGGCATCGGCTCCGATCATGAGTGTACCACGGTGGCGGAGGCGCTGGAGAAACTGCGCCGCGGCCTGTTCATCCTGATTCGTGAGGCCACCAACGCGCACAACCTGCAGACGCTGCTGCCGCTGATTACCCCTGCCACCAGCCGGCGCATCTGCCTGTGTACCGATGACCGCCAGCCGGCCGATCTGCTCGACCTGGGCGGCATTGACTACATGATACGCCGCGCGCTGCAGGCCGGCATCCCGCCGGTCACCGCCTTCCAGATGGCAACCCTCAACCCTTGCGAGTGGTTTGGCCTGCATGACCGCGGCGCCGTGGCGCCCGGCCGCGTGGCCGACCTGATCGTTTTCGAGTCATTGGCCGATTTCAGAGTCAAGCGCGTCTACCGCGCCGGGCAGGTCGTGGCCGAAGATGGGCGTATGCTGCCCTGGTCAGGCAGCGCCATGCAGCGCCAGCCTCGCGTGCGCAGCTCCATGAATGTAGATTGGGACACCCTCGACTTTGCCATTCCGGCCGCCGGCCGCGCCGTGCGCGTCATTGGCGCGATCGAAGATCAACTGATCACCGAGCACCTGATCGAGCCGCCCACCCTGGCCGGCGGGCTGGCCGTGGCGGACCCGGCGCGTGATCTGCTCAAGATGGCGGTAATCGAGCGGCATCAGCACAGCGGGCATGTGGGCAAAGGCTTCATCAAACGCTTTGGCTTGACTCGCGGCGCGCTGGCCGGCACCGTCGCGCACGATCATCACAACCTGGTGGTGATCGGCGCAGACGACCGCAGCATGATGACCGCGGCGCGCGCGGTGGGTTCGATGCGCGGCGGCCTGGTGGTGGCCGAAGGCGACAAAGTCCTGGCGCAACTACCGCTGTCGGTGGCCGGCCTGATGTCGGATCAGCCCATCGAGGCGGTGCGCGGGAGCTATGATCAATTGCTCAGGGCCGCGCACACGTTGGGCGCCACCCTGCACGACCCCTTCATGGCAATGAGCTTTTCCGCCCTGGAGGTGATCCCGCACCTCAAGCTGACCGACCTCGGCCTGGTGGATGTGGACGAGTTCAAGTTGGTGCCGCTGTGGGTGGAGTGA
- a CDS encoding PD40 domain-containing protein, with translation MSTARGNTFRPVFISKDYTGSGELCDMRPSPDGQKVALHLCNTEGMSLVIIAPVNGGRAVGEARGGWFRGWFPDSNQWLLMGDHLEVLNSDTGEARRITPEGETVTDAAVSPDGKAVAYTIIQGDRLKIIDTAGNLLREILAPSSKPGDRPEGITWSSDGLLIAYVWDQTVIQFNSFGPSGWQKLKQVSSGNSALIKCLTVSPFGMHRVIRSLLSDGRIWKTGQRTSI, from the coding sequence ATGAGCACGGCTAGAGGTAATACCTTCAGGCCGGTATTCATTTCCAAAGACTACACAGGGTCAGGCGAGTTGTGCGATATGCGCCCGTCTCCTGATGGACAGAAGGTTGCTTTGCATCTGTGCAACACTGAAGGCATGTCACTGGTAATCATCGCTCCTGTGAATGGGGGCAGAGCCGTGGGAGAGGCGAGAGGTGGTTGGTTCCGCGGCTGGTTTCCAGATTCCAATCAATGGCTATTGATGGGCGACCATTTGGAGGTACTGAACAGTGACACAGGCGAGGCCCGCAGGATCACGCCCGAAGGTGAAACCGTGACCGACGCTGCCGTGTCGCCAGACGGGAAAGCCGTTGCCTACACGATCATTCAGGGTGACAGGCTGAAGATTATCGACACAGCTGGCAACCTACTTCGCGAGATACTCGCCCCTTCATCCAAACCTGGTGATAGACCAGAAGGTATCACTTGGTCCTCTGACGGACTGCTCATCGCTTATGTCTGGGATCAAACTGTCATTCAGTTTAACAGCTTTGGCCCCTCTGGGTGGCAGAAACTCAAACAGGTGAGCAGCGGCAACTCAGCCCTGATAAAATGTTTGACGGTTTCCCCATTTGGGATGCACAGAGTCATCAGGTCCTTGTTGTCCGACGGGAGAATATGGAAGACCGGTCAGCGGACTTCGATCTGA
- a CDS encoding M23 family metallopeptidase — protein sequence MKHTSRLAVFCLLVVAVIVISVQSPQVAQSQGGEPRFSFPSARRFAITSYFDHTHPDVLYNTIDDEIATYTTERGLRSNNCFDCFWSGTVQVCGYYTVLQDAANCGAAGGRRIYYDMHPAIDYGFPLNTAIAATAPGTAYRRTILGSAVVIDHGSDYWTKYGHVDPNSRIADGTQVIRVQQIALSSNTGTGAAHLHFEARYSGENSTVFDPYGWRGTWFTDPWNQPPGHTESWWRSGDPIPMGYRDQNHNTQGPYQLTGVMESKWYDLNGLPGSPIGNRGSNNCPGSYGDCQFFERGYLRWDYINNVTLYYDYASTVVSQVFYFQTSNWNTTLSIQNISGVSAQVSVIFVENGRVIDSHTYLALPSSSTWILSAQHALQDVTSSFAGAAEVYSNQAFQITVAHQPAFSNTFVSTIMNNY from the coding sequence ATGAAACACACGTCTCGCCTCGCAGTTTTCTGTTTGTTGGTCGTTGCTGTGATCGTTATCTCTGTGCAATCGCCGCAGGTGGCTCAGTCTCAAGGAGGTGAACCTCGCTTCTCCTTTCCGAGCGCGCGACGTTTTGCTATCACGTCTTACTTTGACCATACTCATCCTGATGTACTCTATAACACCATCGACGACGAGATAGCGACTTATACCACTGAACGAGGGTTGCGTTCCAATAACTGCTTTGATTGTTTCTGGTCAGGGACCGTACAGGTTTGCGGATATTACACGGTTCTTCAAGACGCAGCCAACTGTGGCGCGGCTGGCGGACGACGTATCTACTACGATATGCACCCGGCCATTGATTACGGCTTTCCCTTGAACACCGCAATCGCCGCCACTGCGCCCGGTACAGCTTATCGGCGCACAATCCTCGGCTCCGCTGTTGTGATTGACCATGGGAGTGATTATTGGACCAAGTACGGTCACGTCGATCCCAATTCTCGGATTGCTGACGGTACTCAGGTCATACGTGTGCAACAGATTGCGCTCAGTAGCAACACGGGCACAGGGGCCGCCCATCTGCACTTCGAAGCCCGATACAGCGGCGAAAATAGCACCGTATTCGATCCTTACGGCTGGCGGGGGACTTGGTTCACTGACCCCTGGAACCAACCACCTGGGCATACCGAATCTTGGTGGCGCAGCGGCGACCCCATTCCAATGGGCTACCGTGATCAAAACCACAACACTCAAGGCCCTTATCAACTCACCGGCGTGATGGAGAGCAAATGGTACGATCTGAACGGCTTGCCGGGTTCGCCCATTGGTAATCGAGGTAGCAACAATTGTCCTGGCAGCTACGGCGACTGCCAGTTTTTCGAGAGAGGGTATCTCCGCTGGGATTACATCAACAATGTGACCCTCTATTACGACTACGCCTCAACCGTGGTCAGTCAAGTGTTCTATTTTCAGACGAGTAACTGGAATACAACTCTCTCCATCCAGAATATCAGCGGCGTTTCGGCTCAGGTCAGCGTTATCTTTGTGGAAAATGGCCGTGTGATTGACTCGCACACGTATTTAGCCTTGCCCAGCAGCTCCACCTGGATACTGAGCGCACAACATGCACTTCAAGATGTGACCAGTAGCTTTGCGGGCGCCGCTGAAGTGTATTCCAACCAAGCGTTTCAGATCACTGTGGCCCATCAACCTGCATTCAGCAATACGTTCGTGTCAACGATTATGAACAATTACTGA